A genomic region of Candidatus Pseudomonas phytovorans contains the following coding sequences:
- a CDS encoding PLP-dependent aminotransferase family protein has product MVQLRKWQPLLKLDGVQCSYRQIVEGLVAAISEGRLRPGTPLPGTREMAQLLNVNRKTVILAYEEAETKGWLQSVQRRGTFVSQQLAPGTINEPAATRSFALALPEEPAVAYFEANERAAAQQGRPGALFFDNGACDHRLLPQAVLHRYYRNALRNSFASNSVRHGSDCSGLYLRAALADMLRHNRSLNVGAEHICLTQGVQMSLHLVASMLLKPGDAVLVERLSYPPAWEIFRQLGARLVTVDLDHEGCRVDQIDALCRQHKVRMMYITPHHQFPTTVSLPAGRRQQLLELARLHDFCVVEEDYDYEYHFSGRPYLPLASDRQQRHVIYIGTLSKPLGSTFRCSYIVAPVEVTAVLERRATLTLGQGDAVMQRMLADLINDGELKKHLRRVNREYRRRRETLLACLHDAFGEQITVQEPEGGLALWVRFADAINVDQLVERALALDLVVRSGRQFSPFGHAENALRLGFASLDVEEIRQATQRLAQAWKAIGKTRSL; this is encoded by the coding sequence ATGGTCCAGCTTCGCAAATGGCAGCCGCTGCTCAAGCTTGATGGGGTGCAGTGTTCATACCGGCAGATCGTCGAGGGGCTGGTGGCTGCAATCAGCGAGGGCCGCCTGCGCCCTGGCACGCCGTTGCCGGGCACGCGGGAGATGGCGCAACTGCTGAACGTCAACCGCAAGACGGTGATCCTGGCCTATGAAGAAGCCGAAACCAAAGGCTGGCTGCAGAGCGTGCAGCGCCGCGGCACCTTCGTCAGCCAGCAGCTGGCGCCCGGCACCATCAACGAGCCCGCTGCCACGCGCTCCTTTGCCCTGGCGCTGCCAGAAGAGCCCGCCGTTGCCTACTTCGAGGCGAACGAGCGGGCAGCAGCGCAGCAGGGGAGGCCAGGGGCCTTGTTCTTCGACAACGGCGCCTGTGACCACCGCCTGCTACCCCAGGCCGTTCTGCATCGCTATTACCGCAACGCCTTGCGCAACAGCTTTGCCAGCAACAGCGTGCGCCACGGCAGCGACTGCAGCGGCCTGTACCTGCGCGCCGCCCTGGCCGACATGCTTAGGCATAATCGCAGCCTGAACGTTGGCGCAGAACATATCTGCCTGACCCAAGGGGTGCAGATGTCGCTGCACCTGGTGGCCAGCATGTTGCTCAAACCGGGGGATGCCGTGCTGGTCGAGCGCCTGAGTTATCCACCGGCGTGGGAGATCTTCCGTCAGCTGGGTGCCCGGCTGGTGACCGTGGACCTGGACCACGAGGGCTGCCGGGTCGATCAGATCGATGCCCTGTGCCGGCAGCACAAGGTGCGGATGATGTACATCACGCCCCATCACCAGTTTCCGACCACGGTCAGCTTGCCGGCCGGGCGCCGGCAGCAGTTGCTGGAGCTGGCGCGGCTGCACGACTTCTGCGTGGTCGAGGAAGACTATGACTACGAGTACCATTTTTCCGGGCGGCCCTATTTGCCTTTGGCCAGCGACCGCCAACAGCGGCATGTGATTTACATCGGCACACTGTCCAAGCCTTTGGGCAGCACGTTCCGTTGCAGCTATATCGTCGCGCCGGTGGAGGTAACAGCCGTGCTGGAGCGCAGGGCGACGCTGACCCTGGGGCAAGGCGATGCGGTGATGCAGCGGATGCTGGCGGACCTGATCAACGACGGCGAGTTGAAGAAGCACCTGCGCCGCGTCAACCGCGAGTACCGTCGGCGCCGGGAGACCCTGCTGGCTTGCCTGCACGATGCGTTTGGCGAGCAGATTACCGTGCAGGAGCCGGAAGGCGGGCTGGCTTTGTGGGTGCGGTTTGCCGACGCGATCAACGTGGATCAGTTGGTAGAAAGGGCGCTGGCACTGGACCTGGTGGTACGCAGCGGTCGCCAGTTCTCGCCGTTTGGCCATGCCGAGAATGCCTTGCGCCTGGGGTTTGCTTCGCTGGATGTGGAGGAGATCCGGCAGGCTACGCAACGCCTGGCGCAGGCGTGGAAAGCGATAGGCAAAACGCGGTCCCTGTAG